A stretch of Aerococcus christensenii DNA encodes these proteins:
- a CDS encoding PTS sugar transporter subunit IIA — MFGFFKKEKAIKKSVHAFANGKYVALEEVGDPVFAQKLLGDGFGIEPIDGKIKAPISGKISIVFPTKHAIGITTDEGLEVLLHLGFNTVELNGEPFNSFVKEGDHVETGDLLTEMDIESIYSVENVEKTCVLVFTNGNDKIASISFESLGEIHAGDIACMVTLK; from the coding sequence ATGTTTGGATTTTTTAAAAAAGAAAAGGCAATAAAAAAGAGTGTGCACGCTTTTGCTAATGGAAAGTATGTAGCTCTTGAAGAAGTAGGGGATCCAGTATTTGCACAAAAGCTTTTAGGAGATGGGTTTGGGATTGAACCTATTGATGGAAAAATTAAAGCTCCGATATCTGGAAAAATATCAATAGTTTTTCCAACAAAACATGCAATTGGAATTACTACTGATGAAGGGTTAGAGGTATTGCTTCATTTAGGATTCAATACTGTTGAATTAAATGGCGAGCCCTTCAATTCGTTTGTTAAAGAAGGCGACCATGTTGAAACAGGTGATTTGTTAACCGAGATGGATATTGAGTCTATTTACTCAGTAGAGAATGTTGAAAAAACTTGCGTTTTAGTTTTTACAAATGGAAATGATAAAATAGCATCAATTTCTTTTGAGAGCCTAGGGGAAATACACGCAGGAGATATCGCTTGCATGGTTACTTTAAAATAA
- a CDS encoding PfkB family carbohydrate kinase codes for MRNVLLVHDISCYGKCSSTVALPLLSMMGVSGTLLPTSLLSTHTGSGFEGFTFLDLSGEMKKIVAHWKRLGLQFDAAYVGYLGSSDQIDFLIQELPSLLKPGAKFYLDPVMADNGEFYTGFDAAYAQKMKSLAQLADVLLPNQTELALLFDLPYQEGVAGLEDIQSAVDTLSHQSKSTALIVTGAGYDGQGQIGAYVSDPSTHTEKLLQAPFIAGRFHGTGDIFASLVVGAMENGASLEESTKFAVDSLSQVVQTSIQKPKVNQEGMAFEAFGEKFATFAQSCREKRAEG; via the coding sequence ATGCGCAATGTGTTACTCGTTCATGATATCTCTTGTTATGGAAAGTGTTCTTCAACAGTTGCCCTACCTTTACTTAGTATGATGGGAGTGAGTGGGACACTTCTTCCCACGTCACTTCTCTCTACTCATACAGGCTCAGGTTTTGAAGGATTTACTTTCTTGGATTTAAGTGGAGAAATGAAAAAAATTGTGGCTCACTGGAAGCGACTAGGCCTGCAATTTGATGCCGCTTATGTTGGATATTTAGGAAGCAGTGATCAGATTGACTTCCTCATTCAAGAACTTCCAAGCCTATTGAAGCCAGGCGCTAAGTTTTACTTAGATCCTGTGATGGCAGATAATGGAGAATTTTATACAGGTTTCGATGCGGCGTATGCTCAAAAAATGAAGAGTTTAGCGCAACTGGCAGATGTCTTGCTTCCTAATCAAACGGAATTGGCATTGTTATTTGACCTCCCTTATCAGGAAGGCGTAGCTGGTTTGGAAGATATTCAATCTGCCGTCGATACGCTTAGTCATCAGAGCAAGTCAACCGCTCTTATCGTGACTGGGGCTGGTTATGACGGTCAGGGACAAATAGGAGCCTATGTTTCTGATCCATCCACTCACACTGAGAAACTTTTACAGGCCCCCTTTATTGCTGGCCGCTTCCATGGGACGGGTGATATTTTTGCTAGTCTTGTAGTGGGAGCAATGGAAAATGGGGCTTCCTTAGAAGAAAGCACAAAATTTGCGGTGGACAGCTTGAGTCAAGTCGTTCAAACTTCTATTCAAAAACCTAAGGTCAACCAAGAAGGAATGGCTTTCGAAGCTTTTGGAGAAAAATTTGCAACTTTTGCACAGTCTTGTCGTGAGAAGAGAGCAGAAGGTTAG
- the leuS gene encoding leucine--tRNA ligase has product MVFNHKTIEKKWQKYWQENKSFKTLEDKSLPKYYALDMFPYPSGAGLHVGHPEGYTATDIMSRMKRAQGFNVLHPMGWDAFGLPAEQYALTTGHTPKGFTKKNIKTFKRQIQSLGLSYDWDREITTTDPHYYKWTQWIFTKLYEKGLAYEDEILVNWCEGLGTVLANEEVIDGKSERGGFPVERRPMKQWVLKITAYADRLLEGLDDLDWPESIKEMQRNWIGRSEGAEVTFKVADSDQSFQVFTTRPDTLFGVSYCALAPEHPLVKELTTPENQAAVEDYIESISHKSDLERTDLAKEKTGVFTGSYAINPINQEKLPIWVADYVLISYGSGAVMAVPGHDQRDYEFAHQFDLPIKQVIEGGDLSKEAYTGDGKHIHSDFLDDLNKADAMQRAIAYLEEKGLGKSKVSYRLRDWVFSRQRYWGEPIPVIHWEDGTTTVVKEEDLPVLLPEGGDIKSSGTGESPLANFEDWINVYDEKTGLHGKRETNTMPQWAGSSWYFLRYCDPHNGKELISEEAAKYWMNVDLYIGGAEHAVLHLLYARFWNLFLYDIGISPTPEPFKKLFNQGMILGEGHEKMSKSKGNVVNPDDIVERYGADTLRLYEMFMGPLDASIAWSEEGLAGARRFLDRVWRLFVDSEGRLRDHVTTVNTGELDKIYNQTVKKVTEDFEKLHFNTGISQLMVFVNEANKVDNLPYEYVKGFIQLLAPVAPHLGEELWEIVTGQQGISYVPWPTYDESQLQEEEVEVVVQVNGKIRERLMTPTDLDREGLREFIQKQASVQSLIADKTVVKVIAVPGKLVNFVVKG; this is encoded by the coding sequence ATGGTGTTTAATCACAAGACAATCGAAAAGAAGTGGCAAAAGTATTGGCAGGAGAATAAAAGCTTTAAAACTTTGGAAGACAAAAGTTTACCTAAGTATTATGCCTTAGACATGTTCCCTTATCCTTCAGGAGCAGGTCTTCACGTCGGGCATCCAGAAGGGTATACGGCAACAGATATTATGTCTCGGATGAAACGGGCTCAAGGCTTTAATGTTTTGCATCCCATGGGCTGGGACGCTTTTGGATTGCCAGCAGAACAATATGCCCTAACCACAGGACATACACCTAAGGGCTTCACAAAGAAAAATATCAAAACTTTTAAACGACAAATTCAATCTCTAGGACTTTCTTATGATTGGGATAGAGAAATTACTACGACAGATCCTCATTACTATAAGTGGACTCAATGGATTTTCACAAAACTTTATGAAAAAGGCTTAGCTTATGAAGATGAGATTCTTGTTAACTGGTGCGAAGGTTTAGGAACTGTATTAGCTAATGAAGAAGTAATTGACGGTAAGAGTGAACGGGGAGGTTTCCCAGTAGAACGCCGCCCAATGAAACAATGGGTCTTAAAGATTACCGCTTATGCAGATCGTTTGTTAGAAGGATTAGATGATTTAGATTGGCCAGAAAGCATTAAAGAAATGCAAAGAAACTGGATTGGCCGTTCAGAAGGGGCAGAAGTCACCTTTAAAGTTGCAGATAGTGATCAAAGCTTCCAAGTCTTTACCACTCGCCCAGACACTTTGTTTGGGGTAAGCTACTGTGCTTTAGCCCCAGAACATCCTCTCGTTAAAGAATTGACGACTCCAGAGAATCAAGCGGCTGTAGAGGATTATATTGAGTCGATCAGTCATAAATCTGACTTAGAGCGGACAGACTTAGCCAAGGAAAAAACAGGTGTCTTCACCGGTTCCTATGCGATCAATCCTATTAATCAAGAGAAGTTACCAATTTGGGTAGCGGATTATGTCTTGATCTCTTATGGCTCAGGAGCTGTGATGGCCGTCCCTGGACATGATCAGAGAGACTATGAATTTGCACATCAGTTTGACCTTCCTATTAAACAAGTCATTGAAGGAGGAGATCTCTCCAAGGAAGCTTATACTGGAGACGGCAAGCATATTCATTCTGACTTTTTGGATGACTTAAACAAAGCAGACGCTATGCAAAGGGCAATTGCTTACTTAGAAGAAAAAGGCCTCGGTAAATCTAAAGTTTCTTACCGATTAAGAGACTGGGTCTTCTCTCGTCAACGTTATTGGGGAGAACCTATTCCTGTGATTCATTGGGAAGATGGGACAACAACAGTTGTCAAAGAAGAAGATCTTCCTGTACTTCTACCAGAAGGCGGCGACATTAAATCTTCAGGAACTGGGGAATCGCCATTGGCCAATTTTGAAGACTGGATTAATGTCTACGATGAAAAGACAGGTTTACATGGAAAACGGGAAACCAACACCATGCCACAATGGGCAGGATCTTCTTGGTACTTCCTTCGTTATTGTGATCCACACAATGGCAAAGAATTAATTAGTGAAGAAGCAGCCAAGTACTGGATGAATGTGGATCTCTACATTGGGGGAGCTGAACATGCCGTTCTTCACTTATTGTATGCAAGATTTTGGAATCTCTTCCTCTATGATATCGGAATTTCTCCAACGCCTGAACCTTTCAAAAAATTATTTAACCAAGGGATGATTTTAGGAGAAGGCCATGAAAAGATGTCAAAATCTAAAGGAAATGTGGTCAATCCGGATGATATTGTCGAACGTTACGGAGCAGATACGCTTCGCCTTTATGAAATGTTTATGGGACCTTTGGATGCGTCGATTGCTTGGAGCGAAGAAGGGCTAGCAGGGGCTCGTCGGTTCTTGGATCGTGTATGGCGTTTGTTTGTAGATAGCGAAGGACGCTTGAGAGATCATGTCACAACTGTCAATACGGGTGAACTCGACAAGATTTACAATCAAACTGTTAAGAAAGTTACAGAAGATTTTGAAAAACTTCATTTCAATACAGGAATTTCTCAATTAATGGTCTTCGTTAATGAGGCCAATAAGGTGGACAATTTACCTTATGAATATGTGAAGGGCTTTATTCAATTATTAGCACCTGTAGCCCCACACTTAGGTGAAGAACTCTGGGAAATTGTGACCGGTCAACAAGGAATTTCCTATGTACCATGGCCAACTTATGATGAAAGTCAACTTCAAGAAGAAGAAGTGGAAGTTGTGGTTCAAGTGAACGGGAAGATCCGTGAGCGTTTAATGACTCCGACAGATTTGGACCGTGAAGGCTTAAGGGAATTTATTCAAAAACAAGCCAGTGTTCAATCTCTCATTGCAGACAAAACTGTTGTTAAAGTGATTGCTGTACCGGGTAAATTAGTGAATTTTGTGGTGAAGGGATAA